A part of Crassostrea angulata isolate pt1a10 chromosome 5, ASM2561291v2, whole genome shotgun sequence genomic DNA contains:
- the LOC128185171 gene encoding LOW QUALITY PROTEIN: histidine-rich protein PFHRP-III-like (The sequence of the model RefSeq protein was modified relative to this genomic sequence to represent the inferred CDS: inserted 2 bases in 1 codon), producing MAKLTPFQKLKRAVSRLSVTSGSKFIQPDFEDSDIEFNANTYRPDFVSESRPDFASGSSKNYKNISQTSPPLFYSNDDLNFNYPLVVLNRHEASSSQAASFGRTFPPFDRHEISRVPDPSDAHNATDGYNAPNANNISNGSNAPDLSDAHNAQNLPSAHNFKDGFNAPDPSDAHNAPNASQASKTSNPPQNLTRTSQEFVIPENTAANSQTAGRNSFFSTFRMSSNIKLDKFKGDGSQDVNAWXFGQWAKFHDLPDSKIIDAFPFYLEGHAKIWYELN from the exons ATGGCCAAATTAACGCCGTTTCAAAAACTTAAAAGAGCTGTGTCAAGACTTTCGGTAACATCTGGCTCGAAATTTATTCAGCCTGATTTTGAAGATTCAGATATTGAATTTAACGCTAACACGTATAGACCAGATTTCGTATCAGAATCGAGACCAGATTTTGCATCAGGATCGAGCAAGAACTATAAAAACATTTCGCAAACTTCCCCGCCTTTGTTTTATTCTAATGATGATTTAAATTTCAACTATCCATTGGTGGTACTAAATCGACACGAGGCATCTTCATCCCAGGCGGCTTCCTTCGGAAGGACATTTCCGCCCTTCGATAGACACGAAATCAGCAGAGTCCCGGACCCGTCGGACGCACACAACGCTACGGACGGATATAACGCTCCGAACGCAAACAACATCAGCAACGGATCCAACGCCCCGGACCTTTCGGACGCACATAACGCCCAAAACCTTCCGAGCGCACATAACTTCAAGGACGGATTCAACGCCCCGGACCCTTCGGACGCACACAACGCCCCGAACGCATCTCAGGCCTCCAAGACAAGCAACCCACCGCAGAACCTAACTCGAACCAGCCAGGAATTTGTAATACCAGAAAATACGGCTGCCAACTCACAGACAGCAGGTAGAAACTCATTTTTCTCTACCTTTAGAATGTCTTCTAACATTAAATTAGACAAATTTAAAGGAGATGGCTCTCAGGACGTAAATGCATG TTTTGGGCAATGGgcaaaatttcatgatttgcctGATTCTAAAATTATTGATGCTTTTCCGTTTTATTTAGAGGGGCATGCAAAAATTTGGTAtgaattaaattag
- the LOC128184068 gene encoding neurotrypsin-like, whose product MVHDCQHNEAVGVVCFSVHLVGGSTPREGRIVVTLGTTEGSVCDDSWDNDDARVVCRMLGYSGTAEAVSSAHFGEGSGQIWMDDVNCRGSETSLAKCSFAGFGRHGCSHSEDAGVICH is encoded by the exons ATGGTGCATGACTGTCAACACAATGAGGCCGTCGGAGTTGTATGTT TCTCCGTACACTTGGTTGGAGGGTCAACGCCAAGAGAAGGGCGTATAGTTGTGACACTAGGAACCACAGAGGGATCTGTTTGTGATGATTCCTGGGACAACGACGACGCCAGGGTTGTCTGTAGAATGCTGGGATATAGTGG TACTGCAGAGGCCGTCTCATCGGCGCACTTCGGTGAAGGAAGTGGACAGATTTGGATGGATGATGTCAACTGTAGAGGTAGTGAGACATCTCTTGCAAAGTGCTCCTTCGCAGGTTTTGGTAGACATGGCTGTTCTCATTCCGAAGATGCTGGTGTCATATGtcattaa